In Caloramator sp. E03, the sequence ATAGTATATTACTTTTTTGAAGTTCAACATCATCGTTTTTCTGCTTTGGGCTGTTTATTCTCTTATAGTGATTATAAACAGCAACAGCAAGAGATTTTTTTGCTTGATGTTGACCTATAACATACTGATCAAGAAAATCTTTTATTTCTTTAGGCTTTGGAAGATCAGTTAAGTCTACTTCTTGATCAATTTCAAGCTCTTCTTCTATAATCTCAGAACATAATTCTATGCACTCATCACAAATATATACTCCTGGACCAGCTATAAGACGTCTTACCTGATCCTGATTTTTACCGCAGAAGGAACATTTCAACTGCTTTTTGTCATCTACTTTTGGCATCTTTACACCCCTCAATTACTACTTACTCTTCTTGTTTACAATTATCTCATCTATTAAGCCATAAGCCTTTGCTTCTTCCGCAGTCATAAAATTATCCCTTTCTGTATCTCTTTCAATTCTTTCAATAGGCTGACCTGTTCTCTCGCTTAATATCTGATTTAATCTCTTTTTTATTCTAATTAAGTGCTCTGCATGAATAGCAACATCCGTTGCCTGACCCCTTGCACCACCTAAAGGCTGGTGTATCATTATCTCACTATTAGGCAATGCAAACCTTTTTCCTTTTGTACCTGCTGCAAGGAGGAAAGCACCCATAGATGCAGCCATACCTATACATATAGTAGAAACATCACATTTTATATACTGCATTGTATCATATATAGCCATCCCTGCAGTTATAGAACCTCCAGGACTATTTATATATAAAGATATATCCTTATCAGGATCTTCAGCTTCAAGGAACAAAAGCTGAGCTACAACAAGACTTGCAGTAACATCATTTACTTCGTCCCCAAGGAAAACTATCCTGTCCTTTAAAAGTCTTGAATAAATGTCATAAGAACGTTCTCCTCTATTAGTCTGCTCAATAACTATCGGCACTAAACTCATAAAATTCCCTCCCAACATACCTAAAATCATTAAAATACATTATTTATTAAATAGCTTTACTTGACTCCACAACGAAGTCAATAACTTTATTATTTACAATTTCATCTTCAATTATATTTTTTTCTGTCATTAATATAGCTTCTTTCATTTTTTCAAGGTCCTTGCTTCCATAATATTTTGCTATTTCTTCTGCTCTCTTTTCAATTTCATCTTCACTTGCCTTTATATTTTCTGCCTTTGCAATAGCTTCGAGGACAAGTTTATTTTTAACTCTTTGTTTTGCAGGCTCTTTAAACTGTTCCCTTAAACCTTCAACTGTTGTTCCAATTAATTCAGCATACTTTTTAATATCAAGTCCTTGATATTTTAATCTATAGCTAAAATCATTTATCATAAAGTCTATTTCTTTTTCTATCATTACATCAGGAATATCAACCTCTGCTGCTTCAACAACCTTATTTATAACCTTATCTTCGTATTCCTTCTTAGCCTTTAAAGCATTTTCTTCTTCAAGCTTCTTCCTAATATCCTGTTTTAACTCATCTAATGTGTCAAACTCTGAAACATCCTTAGCAAATTCATCATCAAGCTCTGGTAATTCTTTATATTTTACTTCTTTTACAGTAACCTTAAAAAGCGCTGGTTTGCCTTTAAGGCTTTCTTCGTGATAATCCTCAGGGAATGTAACATTTACATCAACAGTATTTCCTGCAGCTACACCAACTAACTGATCTTCAAATCCAGGTATAAATGTTCCGGAACCTATAGTCAACTGATAATTATCTGCCTTTCCACCTTCAAAGGGAACTCCATCTATGAAACCTTCAAAGTCTATTACTGCAATATCGCCATTTTCAATTTTGCCTTCCTTTGTTAATATCCTTGCATTCTTATCCCTCATTAGGTTAAGTTCAGTATCAACATCTTCATCACTAACTTTATATTCTACCTTCTCAACTTCAACACCTTTATACTCTCCAAGCTTTACTTCAGGCTTTACTGTAACAGTAGCAGTATATATAAAGTCCTTATTCTTATCTATTTGCACAATGTCAATTTCTGGATAATCAACAGGGTCTAAATTATTTTCTTCAATGGCCTTTGGATATGTGTCATCACACACAAACTGTACAGCATCTTCATAGAAAACTCCAATACCATAATATTTTTCTATGATTGCCATAGGAGCCTTGCCTTTTCTAAATCCAGGAATATTAAATTTTCCTACATTTTTATTGTATGATTTTTTTAGAGCTTCTTGAAAGTCTTGAGCTGAAACTGTTATTTCTAATTTAACTTTATTATTTTCTACTTTTTCTACCTTTGTATTCATTTATTTTCCTCCTATCCATACATTGGTAAAATTATAAACCATTTTATTATATAATAATATCTCAACAGCATACAATACAATATTGTAATGATACCATAGGCTAAACACATATTCAAGTGTTATAGATTTATTATAATATAAATTTTATATTAATGACTCTCTTTTTATAAATTCGTTCTAAAAAACATAGTTTTTTATATAATAAAAATTCACTATTTAATATTGATTATACCCTTATTAACATATATTTTAAACAAATAATACTAATTTATTGTTGAAGTTTTTATGTCATTCCCATTTGTTGTAAATATTATCGTCCCATCTATATCAGTTCTAAAGGTTTTTATTTTCATATCACTAAGGAGTTTTAACGTTTCCCTATGAGGGTGTCCATAATCATTATTTTTTCCACAAGAAATAACTGCATATTTGGGAGATACAGCATTTATAAAAGCCTTCGATGAAGATGAACTGCTTCCATGATGACCAACTTTTATAACATCTGCATTTAAACCCATAGCATTTTTTAAAATTTCATTTTCTGAAAGTTTCTCAGCATCTCCCATAAGTAAAAATGATTTATCTTTGTAAGTTACCTTAAGAACAGCACTGTAATTATTAAGCTCATCATATTTTTGACTATTAGGAGCTAAAAATGCAAATTTTACTCCATCTATATCAAAGCTTACACCAGCAAAAGCATTTTTAACTTTTAAACCCTTATTCTTAATTGCTGTCATAAGATTTCTAAACGTTGATGTGTTAGATGTAACCTTTGGCATATATATATTTTCAACATTATAATTAGTGATTACTTCATCAAGATTTCCAATATGATCTTCATGAGGATGAGTAGCAACTACAACTTCAAAGCTGTTAATGTTTTGCCTGCTTATAAATTTAAAAAACTTCTCCTTTTCATTTTGTGACCCTGAATCTATAAGTACATATTTGCCTTTAGGTGTTTTTATTAATATTGAATCTCCTTGCCCAACATCGATAATAGAAACAATAAGATTTTCATTTACACTCCCATTACTATGATTTACAGAATCAGAAATATTTTTTATTTCTTCACCTGTAACACATGATGATAGCAAAATTATAAAAAGCATTAATAAAACTGATAATATTTTTTTTATCTTCATTCATTATCACCTAACTCTTCAATATACTTTTTAGCAATTTTTAAATCCTCATAAGTATTATAGTTTTCCCTGTATAGTTCAATTATAAATGGAATATCTTCATTTATACTTTTTACATGTTTTACAATGCCTTCTAAATTCATCTGACCTTTTCCTGGCAAAAGGCACGTAAAACCATATCCTGCATCATTTATATGGACATTGATAAGTTTTTGATTATATAATTTTAGATAATCAAAGGGACTTTTTCCGCTTCTTATTGCTTGTTTTATATCAAGAGTATAATATATATCATTTTTCATATTTTTAGTAACATCTCTAATGAAGGATAAATCGCTTGTTCTACACCAAGCAACATTTTCCCATGCTATTTTTATACCATACTCCTTTGATATATTGCATAGATAGTCCATACCCTCTGCAACTTCCTTATAATCTAATGTCTCCTGAGTTTTTCTAAGACCATGAAAGGTATAGCACTCAGCTCCAAGTACATTTGCAGCTTCACACATTTTCCTAAACCTTTTTTCCATCTCATCTTTTCTTCTCTGATACTTATCAAACAAATATGGTTCAAATCCTGCTGAAAATCCATGTACTGAATAAATTTTTACACCAAGTTTGTCTGCCCTATCTCTCAAATCTAAACAAAAATCATAATTCATTTCACATTCTGCTTCAAGAAATACCTCACATAAATCAAAACCCAAATCACTTATAATTTTAATTGTGTCCTCAGTATTTACATGAGGATAAAAGCAAGCCGTAGAAATTCCAACCTTCATTTAAATCCTCCAAAATACAATTTAATTTATAATTTTCAAATTTATATTTTTTTATTAAAAATTTGATATTTATAGTATAAAAATAATTATAGTGGATATTATAATAAACGTAGTTAAAAATTTAAAAGTCTAAAAGGCAATCCCTAAGCTCCTGTTTGTTCCTGTTTTAGTGCTGCCGTATAATAAATACATATTGTTTCCATGGGGATTGCCTTTTATATTGCCTTTTATGCTTCATATTATGCAAAATAACTTTTATAAGCCTATTTTACAAAAAATTCAACCCCCAAAAGCTCCTTACTACATTAATATGAGTAAAATTATGTATTTTGTACATCTTATATTCTCATTTTGAAATAAAATAAGCTCCTTTTTTAAGATAATACAAACTATTTGATGATTTAATCCTAAGGTTACCTTCTGAATCATATCCATCATAAGCTATGCTATTAAAGTCATTTCCTATTAAACCAATTTTCCTATGATTACTACCATCAATGTTTACTGACCATAAATAAAATTCTCCCTGTCTCTTAAAATATGGAAGCTGGGATATATAAACTATTCTATTATCATTAGTAAAATGTGGTTTAAGCGACCATATATAATTGGGATTAGCTTTAAGTACAGCATCCTTTTCATAAATTTGACCTGTTGAATATGATTTATAAAATTGCTTTGTTATATTCTTAAAATTTCCATTAATATCTGCTAATATTACATCATTTAATGCTGCATCATCAAAAACAATATATTTTTTATCACGTGAAATATCATAAGAAGTTGAAGATCCTGTTAATTTTACAAATTGCTTTTCATTACCCTTTATAGTATATTCTATTTTTATTAAGCTTTTAGAAGATTTATATTCGTAGCTGAAAAGCTGTTCCTTTTGAGTATTTTCTGTTTTTTGTGTGGGAGTATTTTTAACAGTATCAGTCTTATTATTTGATGTTTTTTCCTTAATCTGCTGCTTAACAGGTTCATTTCTTTTAAATAATTTTATATTTATATCATTTTTATTTAAATAATACTTACCTGCAAAAAAAACAGCACTAATCAAAATTAGAATAATTAAAATTATATTTATCCTTCTTCTTCTCATTTGCTGTTCATATTTACTACTAAATATGCTTGGCTTTCCCATACCTACTCCTCCCAAATGATACTATAAATAATTATAACCTATTCTAAAAAATAAAAAAAGGAGATTGTATCCCATTAATCTATTGATATAAATTAATTTGCTTTTAAAGCAATAAAAATTGTATCACTAATAAAATTTGTTCTTTAAGTTATAAAAAAAAGAACCATCCTTTGATGATTCTTCTTGGTGGGCCATCGGGGACTCGAACCCAGGACACCCTGATTAAGAGTCAGGTGCTCTACCAACTGAGCTAATGGCCCATGTATTATATTCTGGTGCGCCCAGTAGGATTCGAACCTACGACCTTCAGATTCGAAGTCTGCAACTCTATCCAGCTGAGCTATGGGCGCATATCATAGCCTAGCCTTTTCTGGTGCGCCCAGAGGGATTCGAACCCCCGGCACACGGCTTAGAAGGCCGTTGCTCTATCCAGCTGAGCTATAGGCGCATATTTGGAGCGGGTGATGGGAATCGAACCCACGTAACCAGCTTGGAAGGCTGGCACTCTACCATTGAGTTACACCCGCATGTTCTGGAGCGGAAGACGGGACTCGAACCCGCGACGTTCACCTTGGCAAGGTGACGCTCTACCAACTGAGCCACTCCCGCATATTAATTTAAACTTTAGACAATGGTGCGGGCAGAGGGACTTGAACCCCCACGCACGAGGCGCTAGATCCTAAGTCTAGTGCGTCTGCCAATTCCGCCATGCCCGCATGTTTTTAATATATTTAATTTTGGTGAGCCACCGGGGAATCGAACCCCGGACACCATGATTAAAAGTCATGTGCTCTGCCGACTGAGCTAGTGGCTCATAATGGCTGGGCAGGCAGGACTCGAACCTACGCATGCGGGAGTCAAAGTCCCGTGCCTTACCGACTTGGCTACTGCCCAACATTTTTGGGGTGGATAGTGGGGCTCGAACCCACGGCCTCCAGAGCCACAATCTGGCGCTCTAGCCAACTGAACTATATCCACCATTTATGGTGCGCCCAGAGGGATTCGAACCCCCGGCACACGGCTTAGAAGGCCGTTGCTCTATCCAGCTGAGCTATGGGCGCATATTTGGAGCGGGTGATGGGAATCGAACCCACGTAACCAGCTTGGAAGGCTGGCACTCTACCATTGAGTTACACCCGCATATCGTCAAGCGAATTATATTATATCAGGTTTTTTAAAACTTGTCAACCACTTTTTTTAAATGGTCGGGGTGACAGGGATTGAACCTGCGACCTCATGGTCCCAAACCACGCGCGCTCCCATCTGCGCCACACCCCGAGACATTTTTTATTATTTCTTCCGGCGACAATATAGAGTATACAGGATATTATGTTAATCGTCAATACCTTTTTTATAAAAATATATATTAATTTCAATAAAAATTTTTCCACAATCAGCACTCAAACCTGAAAAGCTTAAAATCTACATCCCCTTTATCATCTATTAAAATCATTGCACAACCTGGCTTACCATCCCTTGGTCTTGATACACTACCAGGATTTAAAAAAACAACACCAAAACTATTATTTATGTCCTGAACATGAGTATGGCCATATAAAACAAGCTGTGCATTAACTTCAAGAGCTTTAAAATAAAGACTATCTATTCCATAATAAACGTTATATCTATGACCATGTGTAATAAATATATTCTTTCCCCTGATATTTATCACTTTTTCTGCTATTTTCTCTGTTCCAAAATCATTATTACCGCTAACATATTCAATTGGCAATTTATACTTTTCTTTTAGTTTAATTATATCCCTGTAATCATCTCCTAAATGAATAATTAAATCAAGGGGCTCCATCATCTTAATAGCCTTTTCAAGCATATATAGATTGCCATGTGAATCACTAACTACTCCTATACGCATTATGTCCTCCCCCTATTAGCCTTTAAGTTGTAGTTTTTCCTTTAAATCATGTAAAGCCCTTGCACGATGACTAATCTTATTTTTTTCTTCTGACGATAGCTGTGCAAAAGTTTTATTAAGTTCTGGAACTATAAAAAGAGGATCATATCCAAAACCATTACATCCTTTCTCTTCAAAACCAATAATTCCTTTTATTTCTCCTCTTGCAAAAATCTTATCCCCCTCAGGTGTCAATAAAGCTATAACAGTTACAAACCTTGCTCCTCTTTTCTCCAAAGGCACATCTTTCATAAGATGTAAAAGCTTTTCATTATTCTTTTTATAATTTCCCTGCTCACCTGCAAACCTTGCTGAATATATTCCAGGGGCTCCATTTAACGCCTCAACTTCAAGTCCTGAATCATCACCAATTGCTGCAATCCCCGTTAAATCTACAACAGCTTTAGCTTTGATATAAGCATTTTCTTCAAAGGTTTTCCCATTTTCCTCTACTTCTAATTCTATTCCTGCATCCTTTAATGATAATATTTCAATGTTATAATCCTTTAAAATATTCTTTATTTCCTCAACCTTATGCCTGTTATTGCTGGCTATTATTATCTTGTTTAATCTCATTGTTTTCTCCTCCGGTCCCGATTCTTTTACCATCATCTCCAAGACAGTCCTTTTGAATTGATATAATCTTTTCTATTCCTTTATGTGCGTATTCTATAAGTTTATTTAATTCCTGTAACGAAAAAGGATTGTTCTCTCCTGTACCCTGTATCTCAACAAATTCTCCCTTATCTGTCATTACAACATTCATATCAACTATTGCCTTTGAATCTTCTTCAAAGCACAAATCAATCATAACTTCATTCTCAACTATTCCAACACTTACTGCTGCTATGTAGCTATTAATTGGATATATTGGAAAATTAGATGTTTCATTTAATTTATTTATCGCATCAACAAGAGCAATAAAAGCCCCTGTAATTGCTGCCGTACGTGTTCCTCCATCTGCTTGTATAACATCACAATCTATCCATATAGTTTTTTCACCAAGTACTTTTAAATTAACAACCGATCTTAAAGCTCTTCCTATTATCCTTTGTATTTCAGCTGTTCTTCCATCTATCCTACCTTTTGTAACCTCCCTTTGCTTTCTAACATGAGTTGATCTTGGAAGCATGCCGTATTCACAAGTAATCCATCCTTCCCCTGTACCCTTTAAAAAAGGAGGTACTTTATCTTCAATCGAAGCAGTGCAAATAACTTTTGTATTACCTGACTCAACAAGTACAGAACCTTCTGCATGCATAATATAATTTCTTGTTATTTTGTATGTCCTTAGTTCATCATTTTGTCTTCCATCAATTCTGGCCATTTGTAATCCTCCTCAGCTTTTAAAAAGTAGAAAATTTTAATATATTCTTAATATTTTTATCGATACCAGCAATAAATTATAGACTTACTTTGTAAATCTCATCTGAATCTGGAGGAAAAAGCTCTATTTCTTTACCCTCAGAAAAAAGAATCCTTCCTTCTTTTATTATTTTGCCTACAACTTCTGCCTCTATTCCACATTCTTTTAATCTTTTAACAAGCCCATCTCCATTACAGCAGCTAATTATCATGCACCCGCTGGATATAAGCCTTAATGGATCTATATTTAATTCTTTGCATATTATTTTGGTTTCTTCCCTTACAGGAATTTTATCTTTATAGATATAGGCACCCTTATCACTTGCCTCAGTTACTTCCCATATTGCTCCTAATACTCCACCTTCAGTAGCATCGTGCATCGCATTAACTCCAAATTCAGATGCAACAAATCCAATCTTTACAACACTAATATCATTAATAAAACTTTGTGCCTTTATTAGTATATCATCATTTATTTTACCTCTCAACTGTTCATAATAATCGCTTGCAATTATTGCAGTACCTTCAGAAGCTGCATATCCTGCAACTACTATATCATCGCCAAGCTGTGCACCAGAAGTTGTTATGTATTTTCCGTTAATACCTTTCCCTATTGCTGTTAATGAAAGTACAATTTTATTTACAGCATCAGTAATCTCTGTATGCCCTCCTAAAACATCTATATTTAATTCTTCACACGCATTATTTATCTCATCCATCACCTTTTTTATATCATCAATGCTGCATTCTGTTGGTGCAAGTATTGTAATTAGTATTCCAATAGGTCTTACCCCTGATGAAGCTATATCATTGCAGCAAATATGTACTCCTATTCTACCTGCATTATTTTTAGCAGCAGTAATGGGATCTGTTGTCAGCACACATATATCTTCTCCAAATTTTATTATTGAGCAGTCTTCTCCGACTTTTGGTCCAACTATAATGTCTTTGTTTTTCTTTTTTATACCCTTTATTATTATATCATTTAGTACATCATTACTAAGTTTACCACATTTCATTTTTAAACCCTCCGTTTCAAATATAATTATACATTTATAATCTTATCATTACAAATAAATAAATTTGCAGTAGGATAGTAAATTTGCATGTCCCAGACACATAGAATAAATATAAGGATTAATATTAGGTGGTGAATGTTTTGGAATACCATCAAGATACACAAAAAGAAGAATTAATAAATTCCGCACTAAAACTTTGCTGCATTAGCATTGATAATATAAAGTGGGGACTTTTATATTCTGGGGCAGGTATATATCAGAGCATTGAAGAAAAGGAATTTAAAAAAATTGTAAATTCTTTTGATGTAAATTATGAATCAAAGGATTTAATAGATAATATTGTACTTTTAAAATGCTCATATAAAAAGGGTAAACCTTTTTTACCCTTTGTTGATTCAAATTCTTCAGGAAAATATGTATGGGATTCTAACAGCTTTAACAAAACAATATATCCGTTAGCTCAATCTTTTTCAATATTAAGTTTATTAAAAGCAATGGATTTGTTAAAATCTCAAGATAGCTTACTTTCGTACTTAATGCATTTAACTGCACAAAATTTCTATGATTTTGCAACAACATATATGAGAAATGAGGATGGTTTATTCATAGCTGTAGAAGATAAAACAAGAAACATAAATGATGAACTAAAAATAAAAACCATTCAAAAAGAAGCAAAGATTATAGATCAAATCCTTATGCATGAGGCCCTTTTGTATCTTTACAATTCGTCATTGGCTTATAACAGCGATACTCCATCTATAGAAAGATATAAGATTGAAAAGGATAACCTATTTAATTTTATATTTGAAAATTGTAACCAAATACTTGAGATGTCATCAAAGGAAATAAGTCTTATAATATCTTCTCTATCAAGATGTTATGATATTACCCGAAATGATGAGGAAAAGACAAAGTATCATCTTTTAGTTTTTCTACTTTGTGCAGAACTTGAATCAAGAATTAAAATAACTGGTGAAATTCAAAGAAGTTGTCTTGATACAATAATATCTTCAATTATAACTCACTTTAGAGCTTTATCTGCACTTTTAGAAGGTTATCATATAACAAGGATGGAAAATTTCAAAGATGCAGCAATTAGAATATATAACACACTATTAGATTTATACGACCCCTACTACTCTCTTTTTATACAAGGAAATTATTCAAAAATAAGTTATTCAATAAGAGATATTGCTGAGATAATAAAAAGTCTTCTTCTTGTATATATTTCAACTCAAGATGAAAAAGCCCTTAAGATACTTAATGATTTCTATACTTTTACAATTGAAAACTCAAGTATAATTCCAAGTATATCTCAAAGAAAAACTAATTTTATGAATTATGAGGTTACAATGCCAGAAATAATACCTAATACCCTTGATGTATATAAGGCGCCTGTATTTATAAAAAGCTTTAGAGTATCCTGTAGAAAAACTCCTCCTACAATTACTCCTTCAAAATCATATAACAGCATATATTCTACTTATTCAAGTTATATTTTCCTTTATTACTTAAGTAAAATAATAGAGCCAAAAAAAAGCATCGAGGAAATATTAAATGAGTCTACTGAAGATAACTCAAATATATAGGATCTTTATTATGCTTATAACCCTATTTCATAAATAATTATTCTATAATGTAAGAATACTATAGATAAGGAGGGGATTATAATGACAAATATTAACTGCTCAGCAAACTGCATTCATGAAAAGAACGGAAAATGCACCTTAAACCATGTAAGTATTACCCAAAGCGTAATGGGGCATGGAACAGACTGTGCATATTTTTCTCCAAGAGATTTAAAGTCAGATGCTCCTCCTGAAAAAGTTTAAGCCCACCAAAAGGTGGGCTTTCACATTATTTCTTTGCACTTTCATCAACGTAAGCATGGTCAAAGTATACTGTTGCAAGTGGAGTCTTATAAACTCCCTTTATCCATGGTTTTACGCACATGTTGCTTACATAGAAGTATATTGGACATACAGCCTGCTCATCCATCAATATCTTTTCAGCATCATGCATGAGCTGGTCTCTCTTTGCTAAATCTGTTGTACTCTTAGCTTGTTTTAAGAGCTGATCATATTGTGCATTAGTAAATTTACCATCGTTAAATCCATTATCGCTCATAAACATATCAATAAATGTCATTGGATCAACATAGTCAGCCATCCATCCGCCTCTTGCTATTTCAAAGTCACCATTTTGTCTTGTCTTTTGGAATACTTTCCATTCTTGGTTAGCAAGCTTAATGTTGATTCCAAGGTTCTTCTTCCACATATCCTGAATCATTTCAGCAATCTTTTGATGAGCCTCACTTGTATTGTAGAGGTATGTCATTTCTGGGAAACCTTTACCATCTGGATATCCTGCCTCAGCAAGGAGTTGCTTTGCTTGCTGAACATCTTCTTTAAATAAGTCTCCACCCTTTTCTCTAAAGTCAGATTTTCCATCAGATTCTGTAATTCCATAAGGTACCTGTGCATAAGCTGGTTTTTGGCCAGTCTTTAATACTGCATCTATTATAGCTTGCCTGTTTATTGCAAGAGTTAAAGCTTTTCTAACCTTTGGGTTATCAAGAGGAGCTTTCTTTGTGTTAAAGTATAGGTAGTATGTTCCAAGCTCTGGATATATCTGTAACTTATTTTCTTTAGTAAGTCTTGGAACTTCAGCACTTGGTACTGTTTCAATAACATCTATTTCACCTTTTTCCCAAGATGTTAAGGCTGAAGATGCTTCATTAACCATAACCCATGTCATCTTAGAAAGTTTAACATTCTTTGCATCCCAATAATTTTCGTTCTTTTCCCATTCCATTGAATCATTGTGAGTCCATTTTACCATCTTAAATGGACCATTTCCAATGTAAGTATCTCCACTTTGCGTCCACTGTTCTCCACCTTTTTCAACAGCATCCTGTCTTAAAGGCATATATATTGGCATTGCAAGAAGCTGTAAGAAGAATGCAGTTGGAACTTTAAGAGTAACTTCTATTGTATAATCATCCTTTACCTTAATTCCAACATCTTCCCATTTAGCTTTTCCTTCATAATATTCCTGGGCATTCTTTATATTATCAGTTAAGAAGAATACATAAGT encodes:
- a CDS encoding XTP/dITP diphosphatase encodes the protein MRLNKIIIASNNRHKVEEIKNILKDYNIEILSLKDAGIELEVEENGKTFEENAYIKAKAVVDLTGIAAIGDDSGLEVEALNGAPGIYSARFAGEQGNYKKNNEKLLHLMKDVPLEKRGARFVTVIALLTPEGDKIFARGEIKGIIGFEEKGCNGFGYDPLFIVPELNKTFAQLSSEEKNKISHRARALHDLKEKLQLKG
- a CDS encoding metallophosphoesterase gives rise to the protein MRIGVVSDSHGNLYMLEKAIKMMEPLDLIIHLGDDYRDIIKLKEKYKLPIEYVSGNNDFGTEKIAEKVINIRGKNIFITHGHRYNVYYGIDSLYFKALEVNAQLVLYGHTHVQDINNSFGVVFLNPGSVSRPRDGKPGCAMILIDDKGDVDFKLFRFEC
- a CDS encoding hydroxymyristoyl-ACP dehydratase, with the translated sequence MTNINCSANCIHEKNGKCTLNHVSITQSVMGHGTDCAYFSPRDLKSDAPPEKV
- the clpP gene encoding ATP-dependent Clp endopeptidase proteolytic subunit ClpP yields the protein MSLVPIVIEQTNRGERSYDIYSRLLKDRIVFLGDEVNDVTASLVVAQLLFLEAEDPDKDISLYINSPGGSITAGMAIYDTMQYIKCDVSTICIGMAASMGAFLLAAGTKGKRFALPNSEIMIHQPLGGARGQATDVAIHAEHLIRIKKRLNQILSERTGQPIERIERDTERDNFMTAEEAKAYGLIDEIIVNKKSK
- a CDS encoding peptide ABC transporter substrate-binding protein, with the translated sequence MKKKNLFSFLTVILTIVMVGTLFAGCGSKGASNANQTLVYNLGTDSETIDPALNEAVDGATVIANAFEGLTRIGDDNNVKPGVAEKWEISADGTVYTFHLRKEAKWSDGKPVTAKDFEYAWKRALDPKLAATYVFFLTDNIKNAQEYYEGKAKWEDVGIKVKDDYTIEVTLKVPTAFFLQLLAMPIYMPLRQDAVEKGGEQWTQSGDTYIGNGPFKMVKWTHNDSMEWEKNENYWDAKNVKLSKMTWVMVNEASSALTSWEKGEIDVIETVPSAEVPRLTKENKLQIYPELGTYYLYFNTKKAPLDNPKVRKALTLAINRQAIIDAVLKTGQKPAYAQVPYGITESDGKSDFREKGGDLFKEDVQQAKQLLAEAGYPDGKGFPEMTYLYNTSEAHQKIAEMIQDMWKKNLGINIKLANQEWKVFQKTRQNGDFEIARGGWMADYVDPMTFIDMFMSDNGFNDGKFTNAQYDQLLKQAKSTTDLAKRDQLMHDAEKILMDEQAVCPIYFYVSNMCVKPWIKGVYKTPLATVYFDHAYVDESAKK
- a CDS encoding sugar phosphate isomerase/epimerase family protein → MKVGISTACFYPHVNTEDTIKIISDLGFDLCEVFLEAECEMNYDFCLDLRDRADKLGVKIYSVHGFSAGFEPYLFDKYQRRKDEMEKRFRKMCEAANVLGAECYTFHGLRKTQETLDYKEVAEGMDYLCNISKEYGIKIAWENVAWCRTSDLSFIRDVTKNMKNDIYYTLDIKQAIRSGKSPFDYLKLYNQKLINVHINDAGYGFTCLLPGKGQMNLEGIVKHVKSINEDIPFIIELYRENYNTYEDLKIAKKYIEELGDNE
- a CDS encoding ComEC/Rec2 family competence protein — its product is MKIKKILSVLLMLFIILLSSCVTGEEIKNISDSVNHSNGSVNENLIVSIIDVGQGDSILIKTPKGKYVLIDSGSQNEKEKFFKFISRQNINSFEVVVATHPHEDHIGNLDEVITNYNVENIYMPKVTSNTSTFRNLMTAIKNKGLKVKNAFAGVSFDIDGVKFAFLAPNSQKYDELNNYSAVLKVTYKDKSFLLMGDAEKLSENEILKNAMGLNADVIKVGHHGSSSSSSKAFINAVSPKYAVISCGKNNDYGHPHRETLKLLSDMKIKTFRTDIDGTIIFTTNGNDIKTSTIN
- the tig gene encoding trigger factor — encoded protein: MNTKVEKVENNKVKLEITVSAQDFQEALKKSYNKNVGKFNIPGFRKGKAPMAIIEKYYGIGVFYEDAVQFVCDDTYPKAIEENNLDPVDYPEIDIVQIDKNKDFIYTATVTVKPEVKLGEYKGVEVEKVEYKVSDEDVDTELNLMRDKNARILTKEGKIENGDIAVIDFEGFIDGVPFEGGKADNYQLTIGSGTFIPGFEDQLVGVAAGNTVDVNVTFPEDYHEESLKGKPALFKVTVKEVKYKELPELDDEFAKDVSEFDTLDELKQDIRKKLEEENALKAKKEYEDKVINKVVEAAEVDIPDVMIEKEIDFMINDFSYRLKYQGLDIKKYAELIGTTVEGLREQFKEPAKQRVKNKLVLEAIAKAENIKASEDEIEKRAEEIAKYYGSKDLEKMKEAILMTEKNIIEDEIVNNKVIDFVVESSKAI
- a CDS encoding AIR synthase family protein, yielding MKCGKLSNDVLNDIIIKGIKKKNKDIIVGPKVGEDCSIIKFGEDICVLTTDPITAAKNNAGRIGVHICCNDIASSGVRPIGILITILAPTECSIDDIKKVMDEINNACEELNIDVLGGHTEITDAVNKIVLSLTAIGKGINGKYITTSGAQLGDDIVVAGYAASEGTAIIASDYYEQLRGKINDDILIKAQSFINDISVVKIGFVASEFGVNAMHDATEGGVLGAIWEVTEASDKGAYIYKDKIPVREETKIICKELNIDPLRLISSGCMIISCCNGDGLVKRLKECGIEAEVVGKIIKEGRILFSEGKEIELFPPDSDEIYKVSL
- the rph gene encoding ribonuclease PH, whose amino-acid sequence is MARIDGRQNDELRTYKITRNYIMHAEGSVLVESGNTKVICTASIEDKVPPFLKGTGEGWITCEYGMLPRSTHVRKQREVTKGRIDGRTAEIQRIIGRALRSVVNLKVLGEKTIWIDCDVIQADGGTRTAAITGAFIALVDAINKLNETSNFPIYPINSYIAAVSVGIVENEVMIDLCFEEDSKAIVDMNVVMTDKGEFVEIQGTGENNPFSLQELNKLIEYAHKGIEKIISIQKDCLGDDGKRIGTGGENNEIKQDNNSQQ